TGGAAGAGGATTATATTCCGCTCATTGAAGGCGAGCTCGTCATTTTTTCTTCCCGGATTGTTTCGGAGGAAGCGGCTACGAGCATCGGGACGAGCTGCTCTGTCCTTGTCGCATCCCGGGTGGTGAATTTCCATGCCCTGGACGCGTTGTTTGATCTGCCTCACGGGACTGAGATTCTGTATGTCAACGATTTGAAAGAGACCGTCCATGAAGCGATTCATTCCCTCAAAGAAATTGGTGTGGATCATCTGCACTTCTATCCCTATTACCCGGGGAAGCGCTCGGTGAAGACGATTCCGCTCGCCGTGACACCGGGTGAAGTGGAGAAGGTGCCGGAATTCGTGGAGCGGATCATTAACATCAAACCCCGGCTGATCGATATGGCGACGATGATCGATATTCTGAACCGCCTTGATCTCCTCGAAGCGAAACACCGCGACGTGTCGGTCCGTTATTTGCAGCGGATGATCCATCTGAACCGGCGGATTGCGCTGATGTCCCAGGAATCAAAGCGCATGGCGGAACATTTGCAGGAAGTTGTCAACGGGGTGCATGACGGCATACTGGCAGTGAATGCTGACGGTGTCGTCACGGTATTTAACGGCATACTTGAACAGATTCTTCAGGTGGATGGCCGCCGGGCAATCGGCCGGTCGTTGACAGACATTATCCTGGACCCGGAGCTCCAGGCCTTCGTTCAAGGAACGAAGGGGGATCAGCCGGCGAGCCGTTTTTTCACCGTGGAAGAGACGGATGTGATGGTGCATGCGATGCATATCGATGTCAATGATACGACCGTTGTGACCTTCAAAAACGTTGGTGAGGCCCTCGAAATCGAAAGAAGACGGCAGCGGGATTTGAAGAAAAAAGGGCATTATGCGAAGTTTACATTTCAGGATATCGTCGGGAAGCATCCGGCACTTCTTGAAACGAAATCAATTGCTAAAAAGCTTGCGAAGAGTGATTTAACCATTCTGATTCAAGGTGAGAGCGGCACGGGGAAAGAGCTGTTTGCCAGTTCCATGCATCACGAGTCCCCAAGGAAGGATGGGCCTTTTCTGGCGGTGAATTTCAGTGCGCTGCCGGAAGATCTCGTGGAGAGTGAACTGTTCGGCTATGATGAAGGGGCCTTCACAGGTGCCCGTAAAGGCGGCAAGAAAGGCTTGTTCGAACAAGCCGACGGCGGCACGATTTTCCTCGATGAGATCGGCGACATCAGCCTCAAAGTCCAGGCCCGGCTTTTGCGGGTTCTGCAGGAGAAGGAGCTGCTCCGGGTTGGCGGTGCAGAAATTATTCCCGTGGATGTCAGGGTGATTGCGGCGACCAACAAGGATCTCTTGAAATTGATGGATGAGAAGATGTTCCGGGAAGATCTTTATCACCGCTTGAAGGTATTGTTTCTGCATTTGCCGGAGCTTCGTAACCGGAAGGAAGATCTTGCGGAGCTGGTGCAGTATTTCATCCACCAGTCCGGACGCGGTGATAGGCAGATTCCCGATGAGGTGATTCACAAGCTCGCGGGCTATGACTGGTTCGGGAATATCCGCGAACTGAAGAATACGATCGATTACATGCTGACAGTTGCCGATGGCAACAGCCTGACCCTTCAGGATATTCCGAATGAATCGTTCTTCGTTCGACCGAAAACAGAAGCGAATGCATCGGTGGCGCCGGCCTATCAGAATGGACCGGCTAGAAGCGGGGCAGAAGCAGTACCTGGTCTCGCATCCGAATCCTTCGTGGAAGAAAAAGAACTGATGCTGTTGCTTGAAGTGACGGCCGTTTTGCAGGACGCTGGGAAAACTGCCAGCCGTAAAGCGATCCGGGAGCAACTTCGTCAATTGGGGGAAGCGGACCTCACCGAACAGCAGATCCGATACCGGATGAACCTGCTTCAGGAACGGGGACTTCTGACGGTCTTCCGGGGAAGAATCGGAGCCAAGCTCAACGCGGAAGGCTACCGCTGGCTAGACGAAATCATTAACTAGATGTTCGGCCCACCGGGAAACCTCCGGTGGGCCGTTTTGGTGGTTGGGGTGAGGCATATCAGATTCAAATGCGATCCGTTTTCTGAGGGCGGGCAGTTGGAGAAGCGGCGCCGCTGTGAAGTGCGCGCCGGGGGCATGGGAAGGGCAGTTGGAGAAGCAGCGCCGTCATGAAGTGCGCGCCGCAGGCAAGGGAAGGGCAGTTGAAGAAACGGCGCCGTCATGAAGTGCGTACTCAAGATGACACATCAGACTGAAGGAAAGGCCCGGGACGCGTCGTCCCGGGCCTTTCCTTCATATAAGTATCTGATCTAAACTTGTTCGAACGTGCCGCACATCGTGCGCACGCCTTCTTGCATGAGCCATTTCCCTTTTGCCATGACGCCGCTTAGGCTGAGATCATCGGCGTTAAAGACGAGGAGATCGGCGTCGTAATCAGCTGCGACGTGACCTTTGTCCTTCAGTTTCATCACACGTGCAGGGTTGGCGGTGGCGACCCGTAAAGCATCTTCAAGGGGGACGTTTTCTGTCAGATGGGCGTCGCGTACATCGTCCAACAGGCTGGTGATCTTCCCGACCCCGAGACCGACGAAATTCCGGTCCTGATCGAATTTGGGCAGACTGCCCTGTGCGTCGGACGTGAAGGTGATCTGTGAGGCAGATACACCGTGTTCCAATGCCCGTTTCAGGCAGCGGCTGCTTCTCAGATCCGGCTGATCACTGTCGATGCTGCTTGTGGTGAAGTCAATGACGCCACCGGCATTCGCGTAGCTGAATCCTTTCTCGAGAAGGGCTTCGGTGCGGTTGATATGGGTCGGCCAGAATTGGCTTCGGGGCACGTCTGTCTCATTTACGACCTGTTCGATCAATGAGAGTTTGCTGTCTCCGTCGCCGACGTGGATGTTCACGACGCCGCCCTTGCCGGATAGCAGGCCACCGATCCTGGATTCGCTGGCGAGCCTTGCCAGTTCGTGCGCGGTGGGCTGGGAGGAGCGGTGGTCGGCGATGGCAACTTCACCGGTGCCGATGATTTCCTGAACGAGCATGATGTCGTCTTGGATACTGCCGGTCAACGTTCGGACGGGTACATGATAGTTCCCGCTCTGACAGTAACAAGTGATGCCTTCTTCCGTCAGCCCTTTCGCTTTGGCGACGAGGCTGGTCATCGTTCGGGATGTGCCGTCTGTGCCGATAACACCCACAACAGTGGTAACCCCGGCATCGATGCACTCAGAAAGCATCAGTTCAGGGGTACGTGTGTGGAAACTTCCTTCGCCGCCGCCGCCGGTAATGTGGACATGCCCGTCAATCAGACCCGGGGCAATGATCTGGCCTGTGGCATCAACTACTTCGAGGAGATCGTCGTCCGCGCTCAGTCGAATGTCCTTTGCGACTTTCAGGATTTTACCACCGGCTACGAGGACATCTTGCTGGCCTGCGTAGTCGGGATTGTAAACAGTACCGTTTCGAAACAGGATCACGATGGTTCACCTCCATTGGAATCGTCGTACAGATGACAGGCGACCTGGTGATCGTCGTCAATGGTCAACAGGGACGGCCGTTCGTCGTAGCAGCGGTCAAACACCTTCGGGCACCGGCCTGCAAAGGCGCAGCCTTTCGGTGGATTGACCGGTGAGGGGACATCGCCTTCTAAAATAATCCGCTCTTTCTTATCCCTGGGATTGGAAATCGGGATCGCCGAGAGCAGTGTCTGTGTATAGGGGTGCTTCGGATTGTTGAACATCTTCTCCGTGTCACCGATTTCCGCCATCCGTCCAAGGTACATCACAGCGAGACGGTTCGTCAGGTGACGCACGACGCTCAGGTCATGGGAGATAAACAGATACGTCAAATTGAATTCACTTTGCAAATCCTTCAGCAAATTCAAGATCTGCGCCTGGATGGAGACGTCGAGTGCCGCGACAGGTTCGTCTGCGATGATCAGTTTCGGATTGAGAATCAGTGCCCTTGCAATCCCGATCCGTTGCCGTTGTCCCCCGGAAAACTCATGGGCATACCGGTAGGCGTAGTTGCGATTGAGCCCAACCACATCAAGCATCTTATTGATTTTCTCGATGCGTTCCTTCCGGTCACGAATCCCGTGGGCTTTCAATGGTTCTGCTAGAATATCCTCGACGGTAAGACGTGGGTTCAAAGAAGCATACGGATCCTGAAAGACCATTTGCATGTCTTTACGCTTTTCCCGGAGCTCACCGCGCTTCAAACCGGCAAGATTTTCACCCTGAAACAGCACATTGCCTTCTGTGGGCGGGATCAGTTGGGCGATTCCGCGGCCGGTGGTACTCTTCCCGCAGCCTGATTCCCCGACAAGTCCTAAGGTCTCACCTTCCTGTATGGAAAAGGAGATACCGTCGACAGCCTTGACTTTGGTGATTTCTTTTTTGATAAAACCACGCTTTTTCTCA
This Salisediminibacterium beveridgei DNA region includes the following protein-coding sequences:
- a CDS encoding sigma-54 interaction domain-containing protein, which encodes MAETIVLITGSKETKETLAEQLEELVGDFVTVKSYAVEEDYIPLIEGELVIFSSRIVSEEAATSIGTSCSVLVASRVVNFHALDALFDLPHGTEILYVNDLKETVHEAIHSLKEIGVDHLHFYPYYPGKRSVKTIPLAVTPGEVEKVPEFVERIINIKPRLIDMATMIDILNRLDLLEAKHRDVSVRYLQRMIHLNRRIALMSQESKRMAEHLQEVVNGVHDGILAVNADGVVTVFNGILEQILQVDGRRAIGRSLTDIILDPELQAFVQGTKGDQPASRFFTVEETDVMVHAMHIDVNDTTVVTFKNVGEALEIERRRQRDLKKKGHYAKFTFQDIVGKHPALLETKSIAKKLAKSDLTILIQGESGTGKELFASSMHHESPRKDGPFLAVNFSALPEDLVESELFGYDEGAFTGARKGGKKGLFEQADGGTIFLDEIGDISLKVQARLLRVLQEKELLRVGGAEIIPVDVRVIAATNKDLLKLMDEKMFREDLYHRLKVLFLHLPELRNRKEDLAELVQYFIHQSGRGDRQIPDEVIHKLAGYDWFGNIRELKNTIDYMLTVADGNSLTLQDIPNESFFVRPKTEANASVAPAYQNGPARSGAEAVPGLASESFVEEKELMLLLEVTAVLQDAGKTASRKAIREQLRQLGEADLTEQQIRYRMNLLQERGLLTVFRGRIGAKLNAEGYRWLDEIIN
- a CDS encoding ABC transporter ATP-binding protein, with product MAEKHDEPLLDVQDLKIFFEKKRGFIKKEITKVKAVDGISFSIQEGETLGLVGESGCGKSTTGRGIAQLIPPTEGNVLFQGENLAGLKRGELREKRKDMQMVFQDPYASLNPRLTVEDILAEPLKAHGIRDRKERIEKINKMLDVVGLNRNYAYRYAHEFSGGQRQRIGIARALILNPKLIIADEPVAALDVSIQAQILNLLKDLQSEFNLTYLFISHDLSVVRHLTNRLAVMYLGRMAEIGDTEKMFNNPKHPYTQTLLSAIPISNPRDKKERIILEGDVPSPVNPPKGCAFAGRCPKVFDRCYDERPSLLTIDDDHQVACHLYDDSNGGEPS
- the iadA gene encoding beta-aspartyl-peptidase, with the protein product MILFRNGTVYNPDYAGQQDVLVAGGKILKVAKDIRLSADDDLLEVVDATGQIIAPGLIDGHVHITGGGGEGSFHTRTPELMLSECIDAGVTTVVGVIGTDGTSRTMTSLVAKAKGLTEEGITCYCQSGNYHVPVRTLTGSIQDDIMLVQEIIGTGEVAIADHRSSQPTAHELARLASESRIGGLLSGKGGVVNIHVGDGDSKLSLIEQVVNETDVPRSQFWPTHINRTEALLEKGFSYANAGGVIDFTTSSIDSDQPDLRSSRCLKRALEHGVSASQITFTSDAQGSLPKFDQDRNFVGLGVGKITSLLDDVRDAHLTENVPLEDALRVATANPARVMKLKDKGHVAADYDADLLVFNADDLSLSGVMAKGKWLMQEGVRTMCGTFEQV